GGAGCGCGCCGTGCGCGGGTGGGGGGCAGTCATGGCGGGGTCATCATCGCACTGGCCTTATGGCCGCCATACGGCAGGTCCGCAAGATGACGTACGGGCGGTTGAGGACGTAGGAGGCGATAGGGGCCGTACGACCGGAAGATCACCCTCTGGTGTGAGGCGCCCCGACATACACCGATTCCGGTGTGGGCGCATCGACCATATGGGCGGCATCACGTCAATGATGTGCTTACAGCGGGGCACTCGCGGCAATACGTAACGGTATGTCGAGCCGCGGCCAGGAGGCTGGAGCATGAGCATCTGGTGGTCACTCCATCTGCGGCGGGAAGCCGCGAGCGTGCCGCTCGCCCGGCGGTTGCTGATCGGCACCATGGAGACCGCGGGCGTCGACCCCGATGTGTCGTACGACCTCTCCGTCGCCCTCAGCGAGGCCTGCGCGAACGCCGTCGAGCACGGCGGCGACACCGCGCCCGACGGCTCCCCCCAGGCCTACCGCGTCACGGCCTATCTCGACGGCGAGAAGTGCCACATCGAGGTCACCGACTCGGGCCCCGGCTTCGCCGCACCGTCCCGCGCCCCGCGCCCGGTGGCCAGCGACGCCGAGCATGGCCGGGGACTCTGCCTCATCGCGGAACTCGCCGACCACGTCCAGATCGGCAACAAGCCGGGGCGGGGCGGGGCGGTGGTGAGCTTCGACAAGATCCTCAAATGGAGGGAAGACGCTCCGCTGGTGGCGGTGTAGCGCGCGCCACCGCGTGCGGCCGCTGGACGGGTCGGATCAATCGGTGAGTTCTCCGGTGACCGACCCGCAAACGGCCAGTGCGCGCCGCCGACTTCAGCTTCCTCAGGACTCACAGCCCCCACACAGCGCCACCCCATGCTCCTGACGGACGGCGTCCCTAATTTCCTGGTCATGACGGGAAACCCCAAGGACAAGTCGATCACCCGGCGCCGCGCGATCGCGGTGACCGGAGGGACGGTCGCGGCGGGCGGGCTCGCCGTCGCCGGTTATCAGGCGGCCTTCGCCGACACCGGCACGACGACGACCACGGCCGACGCCGCGACGACAGCCTCCACCACCGCCTCGGAGAGCGCCGGCCACTGCATGACGCTGATGTCGAGCGTCACCGAAGGCCCCTACGCCGAGGAGATCTTCACGCTGGAGCCCTACTCGAAGCACTCCGGCAGTTACACCACCCTCGACAACGACATGGTCTACGACGGCGGCGCCTCCAGCGGCCTGCTCACTCTCAAGGCCGTGCACAAGAAGGACCCCTCCAAGGGCTACAAGGGCTTCCTGACCATCGGCGTCGACCCGGACGCCGAGAACCGGCGCGGGCAGCGGCGGCGGTGGCGGCGAGGGCGGTACGCCGCCGAGCGGTGCCCCGACGGGCACCCCGCCCAGCGACGCCCCGTCGGCCTCGGCCTCCTCGTAGGGGGTACGGCCATGAGCAGCCGCGAGGACGAGGCGCTGGCGCGGGCCGCCGTGACCGCGCTGACCGGGCAGCTGGCCCTGGCTCCCAAGCCGGGCCTGCCCGACCCGCGCGACCTCGGCGCCCGCGCTACCCGCCGGGACCACCGCCTGCTGCGCTGGTCGGCCAAGGCGCTCGCACCGGGCCTCACGGCGATGGCCGCCGCGGCCCGGCGCACGGGCGAGCCGACGCCCGGGCTCCGCAGCGAACTGGGCGCGATCGGCAGGTGCACCGGGCACTCGGTGCACCTGGCGGGCGGCGGCCACCGGGGCGCGCTCTGGGCGCTCGGCCTCCTGGTCGCCGCAGCCGCGCTCGACCCCCGGGCCGGGGCGCGGGACGTAGCCGCCACCGCCAAGCGGATCGCCGCCCACACCGACAAACGCTCCCCGCGCAGGCCCTCCAGGGGCTCCTCGGTGTCCGCGAAGTACGGCGCCGCCGGGGCCCGGGGCGAGGCGCGGGCCGGATTCCCGCACGTACGGCGGGCGCTGGACGCGCTGGCCACCGCCCGCTCGGCCGGTGCCACGGAGGAGCAGGCCCGCCTGGACGCCCTGCTCACCGTGATGTCCACCCTCCAGGACACCGAACTGCTCTACACCGCGGGCCCCCTCGGCCTACGGCAGGTCCAGGCGGGCGCCCGCGCGGTCCTGGAAGCGGGCGGTACGGCCACCGAGGCCGGCGCGGCGGCCCTGGTCGCCCTCGACACCGACCTGCACACGCGCGCGTGGAGCCCACGGGGGAGCGCGGGGCTGCTCGCGGGGGCGCTGTTCCTGGACGCGCTGCCCGTCACGGCACGAGCACGGGCCGCCTGACGGCCTCTCGCGCCCGGCGACCGGCGGCCCACCGAGCCGCCGGTCCCATCGCGTACGACGCCGCCGGCATCGCGCCGCCCAGCAGCAGCCAGCCCGGCGTCCCCCACTCCACGAGCAGGGCCGTCAGCAGGAGCGGGCCGAGGGTGCGGGCGATCGTGACGCCGGTCCCGAACAGGCCCTGGTACTCGCCGACGCGACTCTCCGGAGCCAGGTCGAACGACAGCTGCCAGGAACCCGCCGACTGCCCCATCTCGGCGACCACTTGAAGCACCGCGCCCACCACCAGGAAACCGACGGCCACCCACAGCGAGGCGCCCGCCGACAGCGCGAACACCACGCACGCGGCGAGCATCACCCAGCCCGCACGCCGCACCGCGCGCGTGGCGGTGGCCAGGCCCGTGACGCCGCGCGCCGCCCTGACCTGGAAGACCATCACCGCACCGGTGTTGAGCACGAACAGCGCGGAGACCAGCCAGGCGGGCGCGTCGGTCCTGCGGGTGATCCACAGCGGCAGCACGAGGCTGAGCAGCGGCAGCCGGAGCAGCAGCACGGTGTTGAGGAGTGCGACGAGGGCGTACGGCCGTTCGCGCAGGACGCCGCCGCTGGGACGTTTCCGCACCGGCCCCGGCCGCACGGCCGGCACCCGCGTCAACAGCCCCGCACACACCACGAAGCTCACCGCGTCCAGCGCGAACACCCCGAGATACGCCGCTCGCGTCCCGGCATGCAACGCCAGCCCGCCCAGCCCCGCACCCACCGCGAGCCCGGCGTTGAGCGTCGCCTGCAGATGCGCGAGCAGCCCGGTCCGCTCCCCGGCGGGCACCAGCCCCGCCAGCAACGCCTGCCGGGCGGCCCCGAGCCCGGACTGCGCGGCGGCGTACGCGCACGCGGCCGGCACGAAGGGCACGAAGCCGCGCACGACCGTGAAGGACGCCACCGCGAGCCCCGTCGCGAGGGCCAGCAGCACCGCCGTACCGCGCGGACCACGCCGATCGGCGAGCCGCCCCAGCGGAACCCCGACCAGCGAGCCGACGGCCCACCCGACGGTCAGCCCGAGCCCCACGCGCGCGGGGGCGAGGCCCACGACCTGGGTGAAGTACAGGGCCGATGTCGTGTAGTAGGCGCCATCCCCGACAGAGTTGCTCAACTGGGCGAGGGCGAGGAGACGTCGGGGACCTGCGGGCGGTACGAGGAAGTTCGTCACGCAGACGACGCCAGGGAAGCTGTGGGCCCTTCATCAGGCCCAATCGCCGACCCTTTCACTGCCCCGATTCAACCGCTCTCCGGCACTTTCCCCAGTACTTTCCCCAGCACCTCCAACGCCTGCGGATACACCCGCTCCCGAGGCGTCCCGTACCCCACGACGAGCCCCTGCGGCCGCCCCTCGCCGCCGCCCGGCGTATGCCAGTGCTCCCCCAGATGCCCCACCGCGAGCCCCTCCTCCTCCGCCCGCGCCAGCACCCGCGCCTCGTCGTCGACCTCACCAGCGCGTGCAGCCCGGCCGCGATTCCCCGCACATGCCAACGCGCCCCCAGCCGATCCAGGAGCTGGTCCCGGCGCCGGTACCGCAGCCGGCAGGCACGCACATGACGGTCGTACGCGTGGCTGTCGATCAGCTCGGCGAGCGCCAACTGGCCGAGGGACTCGGTGTGATGGTCACTGTGCAGCTTGGCGTCGGCCACGGCGTCGACCAGGTGCGGCGGCAGCACCATCCAGCCGAGCCGCAGCGCGGGCCCGACAGTCTTCGAGGCCGTGCCCAGGTACACCACCTGCCCCGGCGCCATCCCCTGCAGCGCGCCGACGGGCTGACGGTCGTATCGGAACTCCCCGTCGTAGTCGTCCTCGACGATCAGCCCTCCACGCGCGCGTGCCCAGTCGCCGATCGCCCGGCGCCGCTCCGGGTGCAGGGTCACGCCGGTCGGGTACTGATGCGCGGGCGTGACGACAACGGCCGCGCAGTCCCCCAACTCCTCGGCACACACACCCCGTTCGTCCACCCGCACGGGCACGACGGCGCCCCCGCCCCGCCGCACCACCTCGCGATGGAACGGCAGCCCCGGATCCTCCATGGCGACGCCGCCGCCCTCCAGCACGCGCGTGAGGAGCGCCGGCCCCTGCACATACCCGGAGGTGATCACGATCCGCTCCGGCGGCGCGATCACCCCACGCGCCCGCCCCAGATACCCCGACAGCGCGGTCCGCAGCTCGTCCGACCGCGCGGATCGCCGTAGTCGTACGCCCGCGAGGGCGCCGTGGCGATGGCCCTGCGCAACGCCCGCAGCCAGGCGGCTGCCGGAAACGCCCCCACGTCCGGACTCCCGGGGCGCAGATCGAAACGCGGCGCACGCGCGGGGCGAGTGGGGTCCGGCGTACGCGCGCGTGCGACGGCCTCCGGCGCTTCGGAGCCGACGGGAGGCAAGGAGGCGACTCGCGTACCGGACCCCTGCCGGGCGGTGAGATACCCCTCGGCGACAAGCTGGTCGTACGCCGCCTTCACGGTGTTCCGAGAGATCCCGAGCTCACAGGCGAGCTGCCGAGTGGCAGGCAACCGCTCGCCGGGCGTGAGCCGCCCGTC
Above is a window of Streptomyces sp. DT2A-34 DNA encoding:
- a CDS encoding ATP-binding protein, whose amino-acid sequence is MSIWWSLHLRREAASVPLARRLLIGTMETAGVDPDVSYDLSVALSEACANAVEHGGDTAPDGSPQAYRVTAYLDGEKCHIEVTDSGPGFAAPSRAPRPVASDAEHGRGLCLIAELADHVQIGNKPGRGGAVVSFDKILKWREDAPLVAV
- a CDS encoding triphosphoribosyl-dephospho-CoA synthase, whose amino-acid sequence is MSSREDEALARAAVTALTGQLALAPKPGLPDPRDLGARATRRDHRLLRWSAKALAPGLTAMAAAARRTGEPTPGLRSELGAIGRCTGHSVHLAGGGHRGALWALGLLVAAAALDPRAGARDVAATAKRIAAHTDKRSPRRPSRGSSVSAKYGAAGARGEARAGFPHVRRALDALATARSAGATEEQARLDALLTVMSTLQDTELLYTAGPLGLRQVQAGARAVLEAGGTATEAGAAALVALDTDLHTRAWSPRGSAGLLAGALFLDALPVTARARAA
- a CDS encoding MFS transporter, giving the protein MTNFLVPPAGPRRLLALAQLSNSVGDGAYYTTSALYFTQVVGLAPARVGLGLTVGWAVGSLVGVPLGRLADRRGPRGTAVLLALATGLAVASFTVVRGFVPFVPAACAYAAAQSGLGAARQALLAGLVPAGERTGLLAHLQATLNAGLAVGAGLGGLALHAGTRAAYLGVFALDAVSFVVCAGLLTRVPAVRPGPVRKRPSGGVLRERPYALVALLNTVLLLRLPLLSLVLPLWITRRTDAPAWLVSALFVLNTGAVMVFQVRAARGVTGLATATRAVRRAGWVMLAACVVFALSAGASLWVAVGFLVVGAVLQVVAEMGQSAGSWQLSFDLAPESRVGEYQGLFGTGVTIARTLGPLLLTALLVEWGTPGWLLLGGAMPAASYAMGPAARWAAGRRAREAVRRPVLVP